The proteins below are encoded in one region of Antennarius striatus isolate MH-2024 chromosome 7, ASM4005453v1, whole genome shotgun sequence:
- the lnx1 gene encoding E3 ubiquitin-protein ligase LNX isoform X3: MKALLLLVLPWLSPANYTDNLGNLHILYSELCKGASHYGLSADRKRRSQEGECTDSTSELTIATLPNDGPNSAAVALLSEESGLVNPAFDPSMEENSQSGSTTSLAARSSTKKSEFRNFDRSSVRSRSFRRLNRAFSVLRRTKSGTAVSNEASEERDNVRNSSVPQEVLALPQLHHLIPDGEITSIKITRVDPAEPLAISVVGGNETPLVRVLIQDIYREGVIARDGRLLPGDMILKVNGIDISNVPHCYAVATLKQPCQLLRLTVLREQRHRYRSHWHGHPHGHGHSHDVPVGHPSHGLPPLPFRDDSVHVVLNKTTPDEQLGIKLVRRPDEHGVYIFHLLEGGLAARDGQLCVGDRVLAINGHDLRYGAPEHAALLIQASEEGVHFIVSRQICLPAPDILQEAPWGMDGPPPYSPVDIEQTLLDSCQKPACYEKTVTLTKEPYDSLGMTVAGGMSSRGWDLPIYVTNVDADGVVGQEGSIRKGDILLNVNGVDLTGVTRGEAVTNLKNTSSPVVLKVLEMRPPEEGLQEYALPPCLTSSPTDSTKSPQPNDDYSPLWVSWLQLPRHLYCCKDIVLRRSTSGSLGFSIVGGQEEVNCNQSFFIRSIVEGTPAYNDGRIRCGDILLEVNGKSTWGMTHTALVRFLKELRGRITLTIVSWPGSLM, translated from the exons GTGTAAAGGGGCCTCTCACTATGGGCTCTCAGCAGACAGGAAGCGACGCTCGCAAGAAGGGGAATGCACTGACAGCACATCAGAACTCACCATCGCCACACTGCCAAACGATGGCCCAAACTCTGCTGCTGTGGCCCTGCTGTCGGAGGAGTCCGGCCTGGTCAACCCTGCCTTCGACCCGAGCATGGAGGAAAACAGTCAGTCAGGCAGCACAACTAGCCTGGCCGCCCGTAGCAGCACCAAGaagagtgagt TCAGAAACTTTGACCGATCTTCAGTGAGGAGCCGCTCCTTCAGAAGGTTGAACCGGGCGTTCAGTGTCCTGCGGAGAACTAAGAGTGGCACCGCAGTGAGCAATGAGGCATCTGAGGAGAGAGACAACGTCAGGAATTCCAGTGTCCCACAGGAAG ttctgGCTCTGCCTCAGCTGCATCACCTGATCCCTGATGGTGAAATTACCAGTATTAAGATCACACGAGTGGATCCTGCAGAACCACTGGCCATCAGTGTCGTCGGAGGCAATGAGACCCCTTTGGTTCGTGTCCTCATCCAGGACATCTACAGAGAAGGGGTCATTGCTCGAGATGGACGCTTGCTGCCTGGAGACATGATCTTGAAG GTAAATGGCATCGACATCAGCAATGTACCGCATTGCTACGCCGTGGCAACCCTTAAACAGCCCTGCCAACTCCTCCGGCTAACTGTGCTCAGAGAGCAGCGCCATCGCTACCGCTCACATTGGCATGGCCACCCACATGGCCATGGGCACAGCCACGATGTTCCCGTTGGCCACCCATCTCACGGCCTACCCCCCCTTCCTTTTAGGGATGATAGCGTCCATGTGGTATTGAATAAAACCACTCCAGATGAACAGCTGGGCATTAAGCTAGTGAGGCGACCAGATGAGCATGGAGTCTATATTTTTCACCTGCTGGAGGGTGGCCTGGCAGCACGTGATGGACAATTGTGTGTCGGTGACCGTGTGCTGGCCATCAACGGGCATGATCTTCGTTATGGAGCACCGGAACATGCAGCTCTACTTATCCAG GCAAGTGAGGAGGGTGTCCACTTCATTGTGTCGCGTCAGATCTGTCTACCTGCACCTGACATCTTACAAGAAGCCCCGTGGGGCATGGATGGACCCCCACCTTATTCTCCTGTGGATATAGAACAAACACTACTG GATTCTTGTCAAAAGCCTGCCTGCTATGAGAAGACAGTCACCCTGACTAAGGAGCCGTACGACTCTCTGGGCATGACGGTGGCCGGCGGCATGTCGAGCCGAGGGTGGGACCTGCCCATTTATGTCACAAACGTGGATGCTGATGGAGTGGTGGGACAGGAGGGTTCCATCCGCAAAG GTGACATCTTGCTAAACGTGAACGGGGTGGACTTGACGGGGGTGACACGGGGCGAAGCTGTGACCAACTTAAAGAACACCTCCTCTCCCGTCGTGCTCAAGGTCTTAGAGATGCGTCCTCCGGAAGAAGGTCTTCAAGAGTACGCATTGCCGCCCTGTCTCACATCTTCACCCACAGACAGCACCAAGAGTCCACAGCCAAATGATGACTATTCCCCACTGTGGGTGTCATGGCTGCAGCTGCCCAG GCATCTCTACTGCTGCAAAGATATTGTACTGAGGCGGAGCACATCCGGCAGCCTGGGCTTCAGCATCGTGGGGGGTCAGGAGGAGGTCAACTGCAATCAATCTTTTTTTATCCGATCCATTGTCGAGGGGACGCCAGCCTACAACGATGGCAGAATCAG GTGTGGGGACATCTTGCTTGAGGTCAATGGGAAGAGTACATGGGGCATGACCCACACGGCATTGGTGCGTTTTCTGAAGGAGCTCCGAGGCAGAATCACCCTGACCATCGTGTCCTGGCCCGGCAGCCTGATGTAG
- the lnx1 gene encoding E3 ubiquitin-protein ligase LNX isoform X4, whose amino-acid sequence MKALLLLVLPWLSPANYTDNLGNLHILYSELCKGASHYGLSADRKRRSQEGECTDSTSELTIATLPNDGPNSAAVALLSEESGLVNPAFDPSMEENSQSGSTTSLAARSSTKKIRNFDRSSVRSRSFRRLNRAFSVLRRTKSGTAVSNEASEERDNVRNSSVPQEVLALPQLHHLIPDGEITSIKITRVDPAEPLAISVVGGNETPLVRVLIQDIYREGVIARDGRLLPGDMILKVNGIDISNVPHCYAVATLKQPCQLLRLTVLREQRHRYRSHWHGHPHGHGHSHDVPVGHPSHGLPPLPFRDDSVHVVLNKTTPDEQLGIKLVRRPDEHGVYIFHLLEGGLAARDGQLCVGDRVLAINGHDLRYGAPEHAALLIQASEEGVHFIVSRQICLPAPDILQEAPWGMDGPPPYSPVDIEQTLLDSCQKPACYEKTVTLTKEPYDSLGMTVAGGMSSRGWDLPIYVTNVDADGVVGQEGSIRKGDILLNVNGVDLTGVTRGEAVTNLKNTSSPVVLKVLEMRPPEEGLQEYALPPCLTSSPTDSTKSPQPNDDYSPLWVSWLQLPRHLYCCKDIVLRRSTSGSLGFSIVGGQEEVNCNQSFFIRSIVEGTPAYNDGRIRCGDILLEVNGKSTWGMTHTALVRFLKELRGRITLTIVSWPGSLM is encoded by the exons GTGTAAAGGGGCCTCTCACTATGGGCTCTCAGCAGACAGGAAGCGACGCTCGCAAGAAGGGGAATGCACTGACAGCACATCAGAACTCACCATCGCCACACTGCCAAACGATGGCCCAAACTCTGCTGCTGTGGCCCTGCTGTCGGAGGAGTCCGGCCTGGTCAACCCTGCCTTCGACCCGAGCATGGAGGAAAACAGTCAGTCAGGCAGCACAACTAGCCTGGCCGCCCGTAGCAGCACCAAGaaga TCAGAAACTTTGACCGATCTTCAGTGAGGAGCCGCTCCTTCAGAAGGTTGAACCGGGCGTTCAGTGTCCTGCGGAGAACTAAGAGTGGCACCGCAGTGAGCAATGAGGCATCTGAGGAGAGAGACAACGTCAGGAATTCCAGTGTCCCACAGGAAG ttctgGCTCTGCCTCAGCTGCATCACCTGATCCCTGATGGTGAAATTACCAGTATTAAGATCACACGAGTGGATCCTGCAGAACCACTGGCCATCAGTGTCGTCGGAGGCAATGAGACCCCTTTGGTTCGTGTCCTCATCCAGGACATCTACAGAGAAGGGGTCATTGCTCGAGATGGACGCTTGCTGCCTGGAGACATGATCTTGAAG GTAAATGGCATCGACATCAGCAATGTACCGCATTGCTACGCCGTGGCAACCCTTAAACAGCCCTGCCAACTCCTCCGGCTAACTGTGCTCAGAGAGCAGCGCCATCGCTACCGCTCACATTGGCATGGCCACCCACATGGCCATGGGCACAGCCACGATGTTCCCGTTGGCCACCCATCTCACGGCCTACCCCCCCTTCCTTTTAGGGATGATAGCGTCCATGTGGTATTGAATAAAACCACTCCAGATGAACAGCTGGGCATTAAGCTAGTGAGGCGACCAGATGAGCATGGAGTCTATATTTTTCACCTGCTGGAGGGTGGCCTGGCAGCACGTGATGGACAATTGTGTGTCGGTGACCGTGTGCTGGCCATCAACGGGCATGATCTTCGTTATGGAGCACCGGAACATGCAGCTCTACTTATCCAG GCAAGTGAGGAGGGTGTCCACTTCATTGTGTCGCGTCAGATCTGTCTACCTGCACCTGACATCTTACAAGAAGCCCCGTGGGGCATGGATGGACCCCCACCTTATTCTCCTGTGGATATAGAACAAACACTACTG GATTCTTGTCAAAAGCCTGCCTGCTATGAGAAGACAGTCACCCTGACTAAGGAGCCGTACGACTCTCTGGGCATGACGGTGGCCGGCGGCATGTCGAGCCGAGGGTGGGACCTGCCCATTTATGTCACAAACGTGGATGCTGATGGAGTGGTGGGACAGGAGGGTTCCATCCGCAAAG GTGACATCTTGCTAAACGTGAACGGGGTGGACTTGACGGGGGTGACACGGGGCGAAGCTGTGACCAACTTAAAGAACACCTCCTCTCCCGTCGTGCTCAAGGTCTTAGAGATGCGTCCTCCGGAAGAAGGTCTTCAAGAGTACGCATTGCCGCCCTGTCTCACATCTTCACCCACAGACAGCACCAAGAGTCCACAGCCAAATGATGACTATTCCCCACTGTGGGTGTCATGGCTGCAGCTGCCCAG GCATCTCTACTGCTGCAAAGATATTGTACTGAGGCGGAGCACATCCGGCAGCCTGGGCTTCAGCATCGTGGGGGGTCAGGAGGAGGTCAACTGCAATCAATCTTTTTTTATCCGATCCATTGTCGAGGGGACGCCAGCCTACAACGATGGCAGAATCAG GTGTGGGGACATCTTGCTTGAGGTCAATGGGAAGAGTACATGGGGCATGACCCACACGGCATTGGTGCGTTTTCTGAAGGAGCTCCGAGGCAGAATCACCCTGACCATCGTGTCCTGGCCCGGCAGCCTGATGTAG